The sequence below is a genomic window from Desulfovibrio sp. JC022.
GATGTGGTGACAAAATGTTATCAAGCCCTTGAAACTGATTGCGAGCGCATTTATATGCTAATGAAAGCCGACTGCCGCAAGGGTGCGGTGGACAGGCTGCACGGAAAGGTTGAATCTGTAGAATCAAAACTTTAACCGGGATCGGTTTGGAGAGTTTGATGAAAAAATTTAAGCCCGCTATTTGTGCAGGGTTACTGCTTTTGTTAATATTTGCCGTATCCGGTTGTGCTCATTTGGGTGTTTCGCATCTTCAGCGGCAGTCGTGGAAGCTCGAAATTTCGCGTATCATGCAGATGGAGTTCATGAAATTTGAGTATGAAATCGTACCCCGCAAGGATAGTTTCGGATTGCGCGGAACCGCCTACGTAAAGAAGAACAGTGTGCCTATGTGGGCCGGATGGATTGGTGAACTCTGGATTCAGGGCTATCTGTCCGATATGGACAGCGAGGTACTCGCTCAGGGATTGCAGGTCTTCTCCCCGGAAAAGCTGGAGGAAGGAAAGGGTATTCCCTTTGATTTCGAGCTTAAGCCGGATCAGCTTGATTCCGGGCCGCTTTACATTTCTTTCGGATACCGCATGGCTCTCTACAAAAGTCGCGAGGACAACAACGGTCCGCCGTTCATGGCTATTGAGCGAGCTGTCTCGCAGTAAGAATAGCTTGTGCGCTTCGCGCTTTTTGATGATCGTATTTTGCCTCCGGCGGCGCTTTCAGCGGGACCAGAGAAACTTTTGGGAAAAGTTTCTCTGGACTCTTCAAAACTTTTTATTATGCTTCGCAGTTCTGATTATAAATTGAAGTAATTTTTTAGAGTGCGATCAATTCCAGATTGCCCCATGCGCCGATTTTTGAATCGTATTGTACGAAAACACCATCAAGCCCGTGTTCCGAGAGAGCGCGGGCTTTTTCTATGACCAGCGGTACATCAGCAGGGGATTTGAGCAGGTTGGCAAGAGAGGTGGCGGCAGCATCGGCGAAGCGCGCATCTTTGGCCCGGACAGTGACCAGATCACCGCTGCCAAGACTGAGTGAATGTCCAATGGTTCCGGAAGAAGAACAGATGGAAAGGGGAAAATCTCCGGCTTCTACAGCCAGTCCGATTTTTGTCCCTGAATCAGGTTCGGAAAGCAGTCCGATTTTTCTTGGGTTGATTGAGTGCATGTAAATGTCCCCGCCGTTTTCCACTATTACATTGGGCGAGTAGGGCAAAAGCTGATCCGCCACAAACTGGGCCACCGCTCCGGCTACTGCCGCCATGGGGCCGACTCCGCAAGCCTGCGCACTATCCGCCATGGC
It includes:
- a CDS encoding UPF0280 family protein gives rise to the protein MSKKIHTDHTRGYRESIALSGNEISFQVVVEQTDLFIVAEKDLSEQALDAVHEIRGILNAHFVLNPNFATSLVPVAVPGDVHAVIKAMADSAQACGVGPMAAVAGAVAQFVADQLLPYSPNVIVENGGDIYMHSINPRKIGLLSEPDSGTKIGLAVEAGDFPLSICSSSGTIGHSLSLGSGDLVTVRAKDARFADAAATSLANLLKSPADVPLVIEKARALSEHGLDGVFVQYDSKIGAWGNLELIAL